CTTGACATGGATATTTTCGTAGGTTTTGGTGCATCAGAGACAATGATGACAGGACTTACCAGTGGACTGCTGGATACGACGGTTACTGCTTGTGATGGTGCAGGAACGGTAATATCCAATAATCCAAATCTCGTTCAGGGAATCGGTGCACGTATCTCAGGCCTTGTTGAAACAGAGCCTATAGATGAAACCATTAATGGAATCAATGGACGTGGCGGAATTGTTCTTGATCCATTAACTGCCAGGATTGACCCTTTGGCAGGGGTTCGAAAAGCAGCCCAGCTTGGTTACAGGAAAATAGCTGTTACAGTTGTTTTCCCGGAAACTGCAAAAGAGCTTCGCGAGATCGAAAAAGAATTTGACCTTGAACTTGTGATTATAGGTGCACATGTCACAGGTATAGACAGGCAGACAGCACAGGGCCTGATTGATTCTGTAGACATTGTGACAAGTTGTGCTTCAAAGCAGATACGTGAACTTGTTAAACCACTGGTTCAGGTTGGCAGTGCAGTTCCCCTTTTCGGACTTACGCAACGAGGAAAAGAATTACTTCTTGAGAGGGCAAAGGAAGTTGATTCACCACTTTTTGTCAGTTCTGCAAAGTTGCCTTCATTACCTGAAGAGAAACAACCAAGAGAGCTGGTCTGATTAACCAGACAAACTGGAACAATCCACAAACTAAAAACAAAGTAATAATCCACCGAAGGCGGCATATTTCGATGCTGCTATGCCGGCTTCGCCGGACTCTTTGTTATCACTCAAGTCAATTTAATAGCAGGATCTCTACAAAGTCAATATTTATTTATTTATTTATTTCAAGTCACCCGAATATTTCACTTTTCAGGAATGTCAAGTTTATTTTTCTTCCTGTATGTCATTCCATTAAATATTGCAACGGTGTTACCCCTGTCATCAGTTACATTGACTACGTAGGTTGATATTTTAGGGTTAATGGATGTCTCTTTTGCCTCTGCATAAAGGGTGCCTTCAACTGCAGCTTTAACAAATGATATATCAGCGTTGATTGCTACGGCAACTGTTCCGTATGAATTTGATGCGGCAGCAAATGCCATATCTGCTAGCGTAAATATAGCTCCGCCGTGTACAGTGCCCAGAATGTTGTGATGCCGGTTTTCGATTTTCATCTCAGCTTTAGCATAACCTTTTGAGACTTCAGTTAATTTCATACCGGAATGTGATGCGAAACATTCCTGAGAAAAATATCTCTGGATATCTTCCATGTTTTCCATATAAACCTCCATTTAAGCGATGTATTTTCTCAGTTAGTTCTCCTGATACTTATACTAGTTGTTAATTAGTTCTGTATTGCTCGTAACGTGATAAATAAAATGATTAATCATGATGGATAAGTGATAACTATTTATACCAGTAGGACATAGTTCTTCATGATAAAACATGATAGAATATTACGTCAATCACAATTCATACAGTCTTGGAACATTGTTCCTTTCACTGATGATCGCTCTTATAACCTACTACTCATTTCTCAGCTACCATGGTGTAGTCTGATTTGTACCACAAGAATGAAAGATCTATTTGGGGATCAGTATATGAAAAGAGTATAAATGGACGCTATGATCCATTTGCTCTTTTCCCTTTCTAAATTCACATGGAACAGGTAATTACTCTCGTTTCCAACATATATTCTTTTTTTGATTTAATTCAAAAAGTCCCTATTTAATTGTACTGTTTCTTAATACAGGTTTTGCCGCTTATTAATGTTATATATACTTTCAGGCAATTGCGAGATGTGTCTTCTCTTTAAAGTATTTATTTTCCTAATAGTGCTCAAAATTAAATATATATTGGCATTTATATAATATTGTTCTAATTTTTAACATATGTTGCAAAATATTTATATCACACTAAGTAATTGCTTAATTTCAAAGAGAAAGAACGTAACTTTTTGACAGGTTAAATGAGAGAGTAGTAAAGTGCGTGGCATCCACCTGTCTAAAGTAACTAAACCGGGTAGGGGTAATAGGCATGTTAGATAATAGTAATACAGATGATGCTACAGATTTAAATTCAATGAACATACCTGACTCGGTAAAAAGAGAACTATTTCAAAAAACAGCTCTTCTGTCAGGTTTACTTCGTTCGGTTCCCGACCTTGTTTTTTTTAAAGATGCGGATGGTGTTTTCCTTTCATGCAATGAAATGTTTTCCAGATATGTTGGCAAATCCATCAGCGAAATCGTAGGTAAAACCAGTCATGACATATTTGACAGAAACAGGGCTGATTTTTTCCGGTCTAATGACAGAAAGGTGCTTGAATCCAGCCACTCTTACAAAAGTGTGGAATGGATTGACCGTGCAGATGGAAAAAGAGTTCTTCTTGAGACTTTCAAAGCTCCTTTATTCACTGAAGAAAATGAGCTCATTGGTGTGGTAGGTGTCGGACGTGACATAACCGAACGTAAGCTTGCAGAGATCGAATTGCAGGACAAAAAGAACGAATTATTCCAGATAGTGAATGGAAGTCCGATACCTGCTTTTGTAGTAAACAAGGATCATGATGTCATATACTGGAACAAAGCCTGCGAAAAAACCACCGGCATCAAGTCCAATAAGATTGTAGGGACAAATGAAGCATGGATGGCCTTCTATGATAAAAAGAGGCCGGTTCTTGCAGATATGATAATTGACAATTCCCTGAGCGAGATTGAAAAATCATATGGTGATAAAAAACTACAGCCCTCCTTTGTGGAAGGCGGGTATCAGGCAGAAGATTATTTCCATGCACTCGATAAATGGATACTTTTCACTGCTGCTCCACTAAGGGACCACAACAATGAGATTATGGGAGCAATTGAAACTCTTCAGGATATCAGCATTTCCAAACAGGCAGAGCAGGCAATACTTGAAGCTAAAATGCTGGCTGAGAACACTTCCCGCACAAAGAGCGAGTTCCTCTGTAACATGAATCACGAACTTCGCACTCCTCTTAATCTTATACTTGGTTACGCCGATCTGCTTCTGGCAGAAGAGACCGGGGAACTGAATGAAGAACAAAAGCATTTTGCCGAGATTATCAAGTTCGCAGGTTCCAGATTCCTGGATCTTGTTGACTCCCTGATATACATTGCTGAGATTGAAGAGGGCAAAATGGAAGTAGATATCGATATGTTTTCCCTGCCCAGCCTGATGTCAGATATCAGGCGGATGCTAAATTCCCATGCGCTCAAAAGAGGTGTGAAACTGGAGGTTGACATTGATTCGTCTGTGACTGTAATATATGCGGACAAGTCCAAGATCAAGACAATTTTACATCACCTAATCAGCAATGGAATAAAGTTCACTCCTTCCGGAGGAATAGTTTCGGTTAGTGTCAAACAGACAAAAGACAATGACCTGTATCTGGTTGTGACAGATGATGGTATCGGCATCCCGGAGGAGGATCAGAAAGTATTATACAATGCGTTTGTACAGCTTGACTGGTCTCTCAATCGTAAATTTGAAGGATCCGGACTTGGTTTGAGCATTGTCAAGAAATTCGTGGAAGTCCAGGGTGGCAGCATCTCTCTTGAAAGCAGACCAGGAGAAGGAAGCACATTCAAAGTTATAATACCATTGTCATCTTCCGAGACCTTCAGCGTGCTCGGAAATGTATACAACGATACCGGGTATCTGGAGTGAAGTTACTTCAGAGAATCTCATCATCCTCTATCTCTACATCAAGCACGTCCAGTTGTATTTCTTCTCCGTTCCCGTTAAAGCATTTCCAGTTATCAGGGCCAAAAGGATGACCGACTATTATGTGGTGGTTCCCTGTTTTACTGAACAGTCTGAGATCAGCTTTCGAAGGTCTTATGATTGAACTTGGATGGCTGTGCACAGAGCCAATTGCAGAGATATTTGGCATCATAAAGAGTTTAAGAACTGCATTGATTTCGCTGGATTCGGTTCCTGGCAATATAAGAACATCTGTAATTATGCCATCTTTTGTTTCTAAAAGACCGGCAAATTCATTTGGATAAGTTGATTTACTAACCTCCATTATAAAATCCAGAGTTTCCCTGGCAATTCCTTTTATTCCTTCGTTCATCTTTTAATTCTATACACGGAGAGCATATAACTTTTTTTGAAACACTATTCTTTAAGGATACTGAGGACAAGGGCCTTACCGGCAATGCTCCGGGGAATGACAGGAATTACATGATTCCTGCTTCTCAGAAAAATTAAGTAGATTTATTTCAGCTTAACAGGAGATAGATTATTCCGGATACGATAGCTCCTGCAAATGTTGCTACAAAATTGACACCACTGTTTGAAAGTAAACCTTGTTTCTGAAGTGTGGCTCCAAGAAGGCTGTCTATATTTGTTCCAAGGAACCCGCCTGCAGTTGTAATAGCTATTGCCATACCTGCATCCTCAACTCTTCCGAAAAGAACAGGAAGCAGACCTATGACCATAGAACCAAGAAGTGCTGCTGCTTCACCAAGCACGGTAACTGCTCCGTCTACTCCTGCTTTTGTTGGTTTTAGTGTGGTTATCATTATGGGTTGGGTATTAGCGGTTGTCCCGATCTCGCTTGCAAGGGTATCTCCGGTTGCAGTGGCCACTGTTCCAAGGTAGGCGAATATTATCAGGTCAGCATATTGCGGGTATATTCCGTAACATATGGCAAGGATTAGAGCAGCTGTGCTGTTGCTGAATACATTCTCATAGCTTCGGACACCGCCTTTGGACTGTGCAAGACCTATGGATTTCTTGTATCTGTATTTATATTTGGTAAATGCTCCTCCTAGTATGAAGAACGTCAGCAGGAGAACGAACCAGAACAGTTCACTGAAAACAATTATCAAAACTCCCAGAAGGGCGGCACTGAAAAGAGCTGAAAGGTCAGCTATTTTTGTCCTGTATGCAAGATAACCAAGAACCAGTGAGAATATCAGTGCAAAAAACATCTGTTGTGAAGGCACTGAGTATCCGAAAGAGCTGAACAGCCACATGGACATTCCAGAACCAAGGGGTACAGACAGGTTGTTGTCTATGTTCGATGGAATTGATTCGAACAGTGCTCCTGTTATGGAACCTATAACCGCCAGAAAAAAGAGCAAATTAAGATCAATCTTAATGTCCTGACAGTGCATAAGCCAGATTCCTGCAACACAGGCTGTCAATATGCCTACTCCCAAAAGGACAATACTGGAAGGAAGCAGGCAACATTCGGCTTCTTTGAAGTTTGAGCCACAACGGAGAATCTGCAGTTGTTTTCGATGTCTTATGAAGTTTGCAGAACTGGTTCCAAAAGTTGATATTGCAATTGCGCCTGCTATCACATATAACGGAAGCCTGTAGGGAGTAAATTCCAGTAATGCACTTATCAGCATCAGGATGAATACGGACATCGCGAGGTTCTTTGCGCTTTTAAGTCCCTCGTTTATTTTGTCCGTAAGCATATCCCTTGCGCCAGGAAGCGGTTTTTTATACAAATAGCGATTAAGGGACCAGTCCTCAGGAAGAAATGACAGTGCGAGTATCATGAGAAAACTCAGGATCAGTAAAATTTTAGGCCCGATAAAAGGAAATAGAAGTATCAGGAAACCGAAAGCAGCGTGAAGTAACTGCCTCCTGTATTCATGTTCCATGTTCTCAAATATTCCGGGAATGCCTGCCATAGTGATCGCTGGTTTTTTGCATAGTGATTTATGCTCTGTTTTCTATTTCAAATGCCTATTAAGCTATATATTGATAATGATTATTCCATTATTATTATATTAATGTATTTTCCTGTATTTTCTTTCCTTATTCTTTTGTTATTTTCATAAAACCAATTACAAGAGTATTATGTCATGGTATTACATGACACATTTTAAACGAATATATTAAAATAATAGTAACCCTTAAACTCACAGACCTATCTGGAGAATACCGGGAAGCGATTCTCTTTTTGAGATAAAATACCGCATTTTGCAGCGCAATCTGTGAAGTTTCTCTTTTTGTATTCATATTGCCATTTAGGAAGGTGTTTCTATGCAGGAAAAGATCAAAGAAATTGCAGCCCGTGTAAGGGAATTACGTGATATTTCCGATATTTCCGTTGAGGAAATGGCCGGAAAGCTGGCATTGTCCGTTGACACTTATTCTAAGTATGAGGCCGGGGAAGAGGACATACCTGCAAGTATCCTACTTGAGATAGCCCAGAATCTGAATGTAGATATGTCAGTACTTCTTACAGGTGAAGTTCCAAGGATGCATGTTTTCTCAGTTACCCGTAAGGACAAGGGTGTAAGTGCAGAACGCCGCAAGGATTACAAGTACCAGAACATTGCTGCAAACTTTGCTCACAAGAAGGCTGAGCCTTTTGTTGTAAGAGTTGATCCAAAACCTGAAGGCACAAAAATTTCAACTAACAGTCATCCCGGACAGGAATTTGATTATGTCCTTGAAGGAACCCTTAAAGTGGTCATCCACAACAACGAGATTGTCCTGGAAGAAGGAGATTCCATATTCTTTGATTCTGGCTATGAACACGGCATGCAGGCACTAGGTGGAAAACCTGCAAAATTCCTGGCTGTGATATTGTAATTTGCATTCCAATTGATGCTTAAACTTATGCTTATTCGGAGGTAGTATGACTTCATTACTTGACAAATATGTTTCCCGTGTGGAATTTGAGTCCTATGAGGACTTCAAGGCTAACTTTAAAATAAACATTCCTGATAATTTTAACTTTGCTTACGATGTTGTGGATGTTTATGCTGAAGAGCAGCCTGATAAAAAGGCTCTCATCTGGTGCGACGATAATGGTGAAGAAAAGATATTCACTTTCAAGGACCTTCAGTATTATAGTAACAAGACTGCAAGTATGCTCAAAAACCTTGGTGTTAAGAAAGGCGATAACGTAATGCTCATGCTTAAAAGCCGTTATGAGTTCTGGTTCTGCATACTTGCACTTCACAGGATAGGTGCCACTGCAGTGCCTGCCACACACATGCTTACAACTAAAGACATTGTTTACAGGGTAGAGCGTGCAATTATCAATACCGTTATCTGTGCACCTGATGAAGGTGTCCTCGATTATGTGGATGAGGCATACGGAGATATCAGCAGTATTCTTAAGAACCGCCTTGTTATTGGTCTTGAGAGAGAAGGCTGGCTTGGTTTTACCGGGGAAATGGAAAAAGCATCCGAGGACTTTGAGCGTCCAACCGGTGAAGAAGCAACATGCAACGATGATATTCTGTTGAACTATTTCTCATCAGGAACCACTGGTTTTCCAAAGATGGTACAGCACAGTTTTACCTATCCTCTAGCACACATTATAACTGCAAAGTACTGGCAGAATGTAACAGATGAAGGTCTTCATTATACAGTTGCTGATTCCGGCTGGGCAAAATGTGTCTGGGGTAAGCTATACGGTCAGTGGATAGCAGGAAGTGCTGTGTTTGTCTATGACTATGAGAGATTCAGCGCAGATAAAATGCTTGAGAACGCTATCAAATACGGCGTTACAACGTTCTGTGCACCACCAACTATCTACAGGTTCCTTATCAGGGAAGACCTGAGTAACTACGACTTCAGCTGTCTGAAATACTGTGTAACGGCAGGAGAACCACTGAACCCTGAAGTTTACGAGCAGTTCTACAAGATAACAGGTATGAAGCTCATGGAAGGTTTCGGTCAGACCGAAACTGTTGTTTCAGTTGCAACTTATCCATGGCTTGAGCCAAAACCAGGTTCAATGGGTAAACCGTCTCCTGAGTATGATATCATGCTCATTAACGGAGAGGGCAAACCATGTGAAACAGGTGAAGAAGGTGAAATCTGTATTGATACAAGTTTTGGAAACCCACCTGGAATCTTTACCGGTTACCGTTCAGACGAGACACTTACTGCAAGGGTCTGGCATGACGGTTACTATCACACAGGTGACATGGCCTGGATGGATGAGGACGGTTACTACTGGTTCGTCGGACGTGCCGACGACATCATAAAGACATCCGGTTACCGTGTTGGTCCATTTGAAGTTGAGAGCGCACTCATTGAGCACCCTGCAGTTCTTGAATGTGCGATAACAGGTGTTCCTGATTCTGTCAGGGGACAGGTTATCAAGGCAACCATAGTCCTTACAAAGGACTATACAGCAGGTGATGAACTTAAGAAAGAACTCCAGGATCACGTAAAGAGAGTCACAGCACCTTACAAGTATCCACGTGTTGTGGAATTTGTAACTGAACTTCCAAAAACAATCAGCGGAAAAATAAGGCGTGTTGAGATTCGTGATCATGATAAGGAAGGTTCCCAGTAACCTTTCTTTTCTTTCTTTTTAATCCAGTTCCCGGACCATAAAGTAAATAGGTATTTAGTGTCTTTAGGAATTATTCCTGTATCCGGGATTTATTTTTATTCATTCAAATGAGGCTTTGAATTATGTCAGGCAAAAAAGAACCATACCCGGTTATCAATATCATAGAGTGTAAAGCCTGCGGACGTTGTATTGTAGCATGTCCTAAAGGTGTTCTTAAAATGAGTGACGATCTCAACGAAAGAGGATACCATTACATAGAATATGCAGGTGAGGGCTGCACAGGTTGTGCCAACTGTTATTATACCTGTCCTGAGCCACTTGCCATAGAGATACACATTCCGCTTAAGGACGATTGAACTTAAGGTGATAACATGGCAACACAATTAGTAAAAGGTAACACAGCAGCTGTTATAGGTGCACTATACGCTGGCTGTGACTGTTATTTCGGTTATCCAATCACTCCTGCAAGTGAGATTTTGCAGGAAGCTTCCAGGTATTTCCCGAAACTCGGAAGAAAATTCGTACAGGCAGAGTCAGAAGAAGCTGCAATCAACATGGTCTACGGCGCAGCATCCACAGGTCACAGGGTCATGACTGCATCATCTGGACCGGGAATCAGCCTGAAACAGGAAGGAGTTTCCTATATGGCAGGAGCTGAACTCCCATGTGTCATAGTAGATATTATGAGAGCAGGTCCGGGACTTGGAAATATCGGCCCTGAGCAGGGAGATTACAGTCAGGTAGTAAAGGGTGGAGGACACGGTAACTACAAGAACATAGTACTGGCTCCAAATTCCGTGCAGGAAATGTGCGATTTTGTTATCAAGGGATTTGAACTTGCTTTCAAATACCGCAATCCAGTAGTTGTACTGGCTGACGGTGTCCTTGGTCAGATGGTTGAGTCCCTTCAGTTCCCGGAAGTTTCAGTAAAACCTGAGATTGACAATGAGTGGGCTGTAAGCGGCACAGCAGAAACCAGGGAGAACCTTGTCACCTCCATTTTCCTTGATTTTAACCAGCTTGAAGAATTCAATTATGAGATTCAGGAAAAATACGAAACCATTGAGGAGCAGGAAGTCGATTACGAAGATTACATGACAAAGGATGCAAATATCATCCTTGTTTCATACGGTATCAGCAGTCGTATTTGCAGATCTGCTGTTGACAAGGCAAGAAAGGAAGGCATCAAGGTCGGTCTTTTCAGGCCAAAGACACTGTTCCCGTTCCCGAAGGAAGGATTGAAAGCAATTGCAGACTCAAGAGAATGTACTTTTGTTTCAGTTGAGATGAGCAATGGACAGATGCTCGAAGATATAAAGCTGGCAATTGAATGTAGCAGACCAACAGAACTTGTACACCGCATGGGTGGAAACCTGATCACAATGGATCAGGTCCTTGAAAGCATCAGAAAGATTGCAGGGGAGGAGTAAAAATGGCAGAAAAAGTGATTAAGAGCGCTGGCCTGTACTCAGAATATACCCGCAAGGGCGGTGCAGCTCCGACTGCAACCCACTACTGTCCCGGTTGCGGACATGGTGTCATCCACAAGCTTATCGGTGAGGCAATGCATGACCTGGAAATACAGGATCGCAGTGTTATGATAAGTCCTGTGGGTTGTGCTGTTTTTGCTTACTACTACTTTGACTGTGGAAACATCCAGGTAGCTCACGGACGTGCTCCGGCTGTCGGGACAGGTGTTTCAAGGGCACAGGACGATTCTGTGGTTATTGCTTACCAGGGAGACGGTGACCTTGCATCAATCGGTCTGAACGAAACGATGCAGGCAGCCAACCGTGGTGAGAAAATGGCAGTTTTCTTTGTCAACAACACTGTTTACGGTATGACCGGCGGTCAGATGGCTCCTACAACTTTGATTGGAGAAAAAACCGTAACCTGTCCAGATGGAAGGGATCCAAGGTTTGCAGGTTATCCACTGCACATGTGTGAGCTTCTTGACAACCTTAAGGCTCCTGTTTTCATTGAAAGAGTTTCGGTATCCGATATTTCACATATCAGAAAGGCACGCAGGGCTATTCGTAAAGCTCTTGAAATCCAGCGTGATGGCAAAGGATATGCATTTGTGGAGATTCTTTCCACTTGTCCGACCAACCTCAGACAGAATTCAGAACAGAGTACTGCTTTTGTGAATGAGGAAATGGAAAAGGAATTCCCGCTTGGTAATTTCAGGGATCTGACGGATGAGACCGAATCACTTCTCAGAGAAGACAGTGTATTTGACAAGAAGTCAATTGATGATCTCTTCAACCTTGAAACAGAATCCGCACCTGATGCAAAAATAAATCCATCTTTGCCTGAAGTTCAGATAAAAGCAGCAGGTTTTGGTGGACAGGGCGTCCTGAGTATGGGTCTGACCCTTGCACACGCAGGTTGCGATGCACAGCGCTTTGTTTCATGGTATCCATCATACGGTCCTGAACAGCGTGGTGGAACATCCAACTGTTCAGTTGTAGTTTCAGGTGAATCAATCGGTTCTCCGGTAGTCTATACACCTGATGTCCTTGTGGCAATGAACCGTCCTTCACTGGAAAAGTTTGCTGCTGATGTAAGGGAAGGAGGATATATTCTCTACGATTCAACGATCGGAGAATGCGACATTCCTGAAGGTGTCAAAGTTATAGCTGTCCCTGCTGTTAAGATTGCAGGTGATGCAGGATCCGAGAAAGCTGCAAACACTGTAATGCTGGGAGTTATTATGGCTCTTGGAATCACAGGACTTAATGAGGAACATTTCAAGTCAGCACTTGCAGAGACCTTTGCCAAGAAGCCAAAGCTTATTCCGCTGAATCATGCTGTTCTTGAAGCGGCTGCCGCCTGGGCAAAAGAAAATATCTGAACTTTACTGAACTTTAAGTTTTAGTTCAAATAAAAATCAAACAGGCAGTTTTCGCCTGTTACTTCTCTTTTTTTGAAGATAAGTTTTAATAGCTGAAAGCCCCCTTTTATTATGGGAGGGGATAAAAATGGCTGAAAGCGATATAATTGAAGCAAACGATTCCAACTGGGCAGAACTCATTGGAAACCAGGAAAAACCAATGGTTGTAATGTTCTATCTGCCAACCTGTGTTCATTGCAAGGAAATAGAACCATATTTTAAGGACTACTCAATTGAGTTCCACAAGTCATGTACTTTTGTTAGAATGAACGGAATTGACAGTCCCATGACTGCAAGGAAATACGGTGTGCGTGGAACTC
Above is a window of uncultured Methanolobus sp. DNA encoding:
- a CDS encoding cupin domain-containing protein; amino-acid sequence: MQEKIKEIAARVRELRDISDISVEEMAGKLALSVDTYSKYEAGEEDIPASILLEIAQNLNVDMSVLLTGEVPRMHVFSVTRKDKGVSAERRKDYKYQNIAANFAHKKAEPFVVRVDPKPEGTKISTNSHPGQEFDYVLEGTLKVVIHNNEIVLEEGDSIFFDSGYEHGMQALGGKPAKFLAVIL
- a CDS encoding AMP-binding protein, which produces MTSLLDKYVSRVEFESYEDFKANFKINIPDNFNFAYDVVDVYAEEQPDKKALIWCDDNGEEKIFTFKDLQYYSNKTASMLKNLGVKKGDNVMLMLKSRYEFWFCILALHRIGATAVPATHMLTTKDIVYRVERAIINTVICAPDEGVLDYVDEAYGDISSILKNRLVIGLEREGWLGFTGEMEKASEDFERPTGEEATCNDDILLNYFSSGTTGFPKMVQHSFTYPLAHIITAKYWQNVTDEGLHYTVADSGWAKCVWGKLYGQWIAGSAVFVYDYERFSADKMLENAIKYGVTTFCAPPTIYRFLIREDLSNYDFSCLKYCVTAGEPLNPEVYEQFYKITGMKLMEGFGQTETVVSVATYPWLEPKPGSMGKPSPEYDIMLINGEGKPCETGEEGEICIDTSFGNPPGIFTGYRSDETLTARVWHDGYYHTGDMAWMDEDGYYWFVGRADDIIKTSGYRVGPFEVESALIEHPAVLECAITGVPDSVRGQVIKATIVLTKDYTAGDELKKELQDHVKRVTAPYKYPRVVEFVTELPKTISGKIRRVEIRDHDKEGSQ
- a CDS encoding PAS domain-containing protein codes for the protein MLDNSNTDDATDLNSMNIPDSVKRELFQKTALLSGLLRSVPDLVFFKDADGVFLSCNEMFSRYVGKSISEIVGKTSHDIFDRNRADFFRSNDRKVLESSHSYKSVEWIDRADGKRVLLETFKAPLFTEENELIGVVGVGRDITERKLAEIELQDKKNELFQIVNGSPIPAFVVNKDHDVIYWNKACEKTTGIKSNKIVGTNEAWMAFYDKKRPVLADMIIDNSLSEIEKSYGDKKLQPSFVEGGYQAEDYFHALDKWILFTAAPLRDHNNEIMGAIETLQDISISKQAEQAILEAKMLAENTSRTKSEFLCNMNHELRTPLNLILGYADLLLAEETGELNEEQKHFAEIIKFAGSRFLDLVDSLIYIAEIEEGKMEVDIDMFSLPSLMSDIRRMLNSHALKRGVKLEVDIDSSVTVIYADKSKIKTILHHLISNGIKFTPSGGIVSVSVKQTKDNDLYLVVTDDGIGIPEEDQKVLYNAFVQLDWSLNRKFEGSGLGLSIVKKFVEVQGGSISLESRPGEGSTFKVIIPLSSSETFSVLGNVYNDTGYLE
- a CDS encoding thioredoxin family protein; the protein is MAESDIIEANDSNWAELIGNQEKPMVVMFYLPTCVHCKEIEPYFKDYSIEFHKSCTFVRMNGIDSPMTARKYGVRGTPTFKFFCKGNAIKEEVGLVYPSILRKAIEDLIRHGDECVLHTSPMPDEVSPYE
- a CDS encoding TIGR00297 family protein produces the protein MAGIPGIFENMEHEYRRQLLHAAFGFLILLFPFIGPKILLILSFLMILALSFLPEDWSLNRYLYKKPLPGARDMLTDKINEGLKSAKNLAMSVFILMLISALLEFTPYRLPLYVIAGAIAISTFGTSSANFIRHRKQLQILRCGSNFKEAECCLLPSSIVLLGVGILTACVAGIWLMHCQDIKIDLNLLFFLAVIGSITGALFESIPSNIDNNLSVPLGSGMSMWLFSSFGYSVPSQQMFFALIFSLVLGYLAYRTKIADLSALFSAALLGVLIIVFSELFWFVLLLTFFILGGAFTKYKYRYKKSIGLAQSKGGVRSYENVFSNSTAALILAICYGIYPQYADLIIFAYLGTVATATGDTLASEIGTTANTQPIMITTLKPTKAGVDGAVTVLGEAAALLGSMVIGLLPVLFGRVEDAGMAIAITTAGGFLGTNIDSLLGATLQKQGLLSNSGVNFVATFAGAIVSGIIYLLLS
- a CDS encoding 3-methyl-2-oxobutanoate dehydrogenase subunit VorB; this translates as MATQLVKGNTAAVIGALYAGCDCYFGYPITPASEILQEASRYFPKLGRKFVQAESEEAAINMVYGAASTGHRVMTASSGPGISLKQEGVSYMAGAELPCVIVDIMRAGPGLGNIGPEQGDYSQVVKGGGHGNYKNIVLAPNSVQEMCDFVIKGFELAFKYRNPVVVLADGVLGQMVESLQFPEVSVKPEIDNEWAVSGTAETRENLVTSIFLDFNQLEEFNYEIQEKYETIEEQEVDYEDYMTKDANIILVSYGISSRICRSAVDKARKEGIKVGLFRPKTLFPFPKEGLKAIADSRECTFVSVEMSNGQMLEDIKLAIECSRPTELVHRMGGNLITMDQVLESIRKIAGEE
- a CDS encoding 2-oxoacid:acceptor oxidoreductase family protein; translation: MAEKVIKSAGLYSEYTRKGGAAPTATHYCPGCGHGVIHKLIGEAMHDLEIQDRSVMISPVGCAVFAYYYFDCGNIQVAHGRAPAVGTGVSRAQDDSVVIAYQGDGDLASIGLNETMQAANRGEKMAVFFVNNTVYGMTGGQMAPTTLIGEKTVTCPDGRDPRFAGYPLHMCELLDNLKAPVFIERVSVSDISHIRKARRAIRKALEIQRDGKGYAFVEILSTCPTNLRQNSEQSTAFVNEEMEKEFPLGNFRDLTDETESLLREDSVFDKKSIDDLFNLETESAPDAKINPSLPEVQIKAAGFGGQGVLSMGLTLAHAGCDAQRFVSWYPSYGPEQRGGTSNCSVVVSGESIGSPVVYTPDVLVAMNRPSLEKFAADVREGGYILYDSTIGECDIPEGVKVIAVPAVKIAGDAGSEKAANTVMLGVIMALGITGLNEEHFKSALAETFAKKPKLIPLNHAVLEAAAAWAKENI
- a CDS encoding methanogenesis marker 8 protein, coding for MPHVMEILGKARVVVENGEVTEVGEPLIGWCPIFDKARGIKEFTKEEIRKNMEFRIKDFGLFTSKRQLDMDIFVGFGASETMMTGLTSGLLDTTVTACDGAGTVISNNPNLVQGIGARISGLVETEPIDETINGINGRGGIVLDPLTARIDPLAGVRKAAQLGYRKIAVTVVFPETAKELREIEKEFDLELVIIGAHVTGIDRQTAQGLIDSVDIVTSCASKQIRELVKPLVQVGSAVPLFGLTQRGKELLLERAKEVDSPLFVSSAKLPSLPEEKQPRELV
- a CDS encoding PaaI family thioesterase produces the protein MENMEDIQRYFSQECFASHSGMKLTEVSKGYAKAEMKIENRHHNILGTVHGGAIFTLADMAFAAASNSYGTVAVAINADISFVKAAVEGTLYAEAKETSINPKISTYVVNVTDDRGNTVAIFNGMTYRKKNKLDIPEK
- a CDS encoding ferredoxin family protein — encoded protein: MSGKKEPYPVINIIECKACGRCIVACPKGVLKMSDDLNERGYHYIEYAGEGCTGCANCYYTCPEPLAIEIHIPLKDD
- a CDS encoding Mov34/MPN/PAD-1 family protein codes for the protein MNEGIKGIARETLDFIMEVSKSTYPNEFAGLLETKDGIITDVLILPGTESSEINAVLKLFMMPNISAIGSVHSHPSSIIRPSKADLRLFSKTGNHHIIVGHPFGPDNWKCFNGNGEEIQLDVLDVEIEDDEIL